One part of the Ruegeria sp. AD91A genome encodes these proteins:
- a CDS encoding ester cyclase: MVNTVNFQTEKKLVSAFHTAMDSAAEKETPKVMSQFCASELKWRGFHPFNEINGAEQVAQQFWQPLKGSLAHLQNRVDILFAGQNALRGEPDVWVVAMGHLMGLFDRPWLGIRPNGKLAFLRYCAFYKVAGDRIVEIAMFFDIPHLMVQAGQNPFPPQTAAHLVQPGPRSHDGLLLDEQPADEGEKTLAVINAMIADLGRWDSGLSLEEELARTWHQDMIWWGPEGIGATYTIERYARQHSGPFRAAFTDRSKTNHVCRLAEGHYGGFFGWPNFTATPTGGFMGMPATGKPGEFRVIDIYRRVEDKLAENWIFIDLLHFWKGQGVDILARTTGIEAS; the protein is encoded by the coding sequence ATGGTAAATACCGTGAACTTTCAGACAGAAAAAAAACTTGTCTCTGCGTTTCATACCGCAATGGACTCCGCAGCGGAGAAAGAAACTCCGAAGGTAATGAGCCAATTCTGCGCTTCAGAGTTGAAGTGGCGCGGCTTTCATCCGTTCAATGAAATCAACGGCGCCGAACAGGTTGCCCAGCAATTCTGGCAGCCGCTGAAGGGCAGTCTAGCTCACTTGCAGAACCGTGTGGATATTCTGTTTGCGGGGCAAAACGCGTTGCGCGGAGAGCCCGACGTTTGGGTTGTCGCCATGGGCCATTTGATGGGGCTGTTCGATCGACCGTGGTTAGGTATTCGCCCAAACGGCAAATTGGCGTTCCTGCGTTATTGCGCGTTTTACAAAGTAGCTGGTGACAGAATTGTCGAAATCGCGATGTTCTTCGACATCCCGCACCTGATGGTCCAAGCTGGCCAGAACCCGTTCCCCCCTCAGACAGCAGCACATTTGGTGCAGCCCGGACCAAGGTCGCATGATGGATTGCTGCTTGATGAACAACCCGCAGACGAAGGCGAAAAGACACTGGCGGTCATCAACGCGATGATTGCGGATCTGGGCCGCTGGGACAGCGGACTGTCGCTGGAAGAAGAATTGGCGCGAACGTGGCACCAGGACATGATCTGGTGGGGCCCCGAAGGAATTGGCGCGACCTACACGATAGAACGCTATGCCAGGCAACACTCCGGACCGTTTCGCGCCGCTTTCACAGATCGATCAAAGACCAATCACGTCTGCCGCCTGGCCGAAGGGCATTACGGTGGCTTCTTTGGATGGCCCAACTTTACTGCTACGCCCACAGGGGGTTTCATGGGGATGCCAGCCACCGGAAAACCCGGTGAATTCAGGGTGATCGATATCTATCGCCGCGTCGAAGACAAGCTGGCCGAAAACTGGATATTCATCGACTTGCTGCATTTCTGGAAAGGGCAAGGTGTAGACATTCTGGCGCGCACCACCGGGATTGAAGCATCATGA
- a CDS encoding LysR family transcriptional regulator, with product MSKSPNLVWLRSFDCAARHMSFTAAAEELGITQTALSLHVRSLEAQLGCPLFFRAARNLSLTEVGQAYAFSVRRALGDIDLSTASLFGSSQKHELVVRVPISTASLFLAGKLPEFSRAHPGVSIRLVSNIWAESAGRENVDVELRLGNREWNDGPISKISDERIVPVATKSRNQKWPSTEELLDKPQIQILGFQDMWHRYFSAFGITYSPTASSYTVDTTIAAVDIVSEGGGYAVILERFARTAIEAGRSIAIVGDAIPIEQNHFLVDGQRSNANAAAKQMFETWLRQIFA from the coding sequence ATGTCCAAATCGCCCAATCTGGTCTGGCTACGGTCTTTTGACTGTGCCGCACGGCATATGAGCTTTACTGCTGCGGCAGAAGAACTGGGCATCACACAGACGGCCTTGAGCCTGCACGTTCGCTCGCTGGAAGCACAGCTGGGCTGCCCTTTGTTCTTTCGCGCCGCTCGGAATCTAAGCCTGACAGAGGTCGGACAGGCGTATGCGTTCTCTGTTCGGCGCGCTTTGGGCGATATCGACCTGTCAACCGCAAGCCTGTTTGGTTCCAGTCAGAAGCACGAGTTGGTCGTGCGTGTGCCGATTTCCACGGCCAGCTTGTTCCTTGCCGGCAAATTGCCCGAGTTTTCGCGCGCCCACCCGGGTGTATCCATCAGGTTGGTTTCAAATATCTGGGCAGAATCCGCAGGCAGGGAAAACGTTGATGTCGAACTGCGTTTGGGAAACAGGGAATGGAACGATGGGCCAATCAGTAAGATCTCGGATGAGCGCATCGTTCCGGTTGCGACCAAGTCGCGAAATCAGAAATGGCCTTCAACTGAAGAACTGCTTGATAAACCGCAGATACAGATCTTGGGGTTTCAGGACATGTGGCACAGGTATTTCTCCGCATTCGGCATAACGTATTCTCCCACGGCGTCTTCCTACACCGTGGACACGACAATTGCCGCCGTGGACATTGTGTCGGAAGGTGGAGGATACGCAGTAATCCTTGAGCGCTTTGCCAGAACGGCAATCGAGGCCGGAAGGTCCATCGCGATTGTCGGGGACGCCATTCCAATCGAACAGAACCATTTCCTTGTCGATGGGCAGAGATCGAACGCGAACGCAGCTGCAAAACAGATGTTTGAAACCTGGCTCAGGCAGATTTTTGCCTGA
- a CDS encoding LysR substrate-binding domain-containing protein: MNVMPRINSLPSLALMRSFEAAARHESYTMAAEELGVTQSAISRQVRELEAAIGVTLFRRVGRAVRLSKAGRALRDELAGDLERLSGTINRAIAAGDGASLLTLAVLPTFATRWLVPRLPDFKMRHPGIELDLHSYTTPFSLEERRMDLAIHFGQEDWPGAQLRRLFPEHLVVTAAPELLRRHRLDTRAQTFDLPLLHLTSRPDLWSTYHSQLGLDPGAVFLGMRFDQFSMLIEAAVVGLGAAILPSYLIEEEVASGVLTEIGQITNTSNSAYYIATPTGQKNDAVQAFANWISKQTRARG, encoded by the coding sequence ATGAATGTCATGCCCCGCATCAACTCACTGCCATCTCTTGCGCTCATGCGCAGTTTCGAAGCCGCCGCGCGCCATGAAAGCTATACAATGGCGGCCGAGGAGCTTGGCGTGACCCAAAGCGCGATCAGCCGTCAGGTCCGAGAGCTTGAGGCCGCGATTGGCGTTACGCTGTTTCGGCGGGTCGGTCGGGCCGTGCGCTTGTCAAAAGCGGGGCGGGCCTTGCGAGACGAGCTGGCAGGTGACCTTGAGCGTCTCAGTGGCACGATCAACCGTGCAATTGCAGCAGGAGACGGAGCGTCGCTATTGACCTTGGCTGTACTGCCCACCTTTGCGACGCGGTGGCTGGTGCCGCGCCTGCCGGATTTCAAAATGCGCCATCCGGGGATTGAACTGGACCTGCACTCCTACACGACGCCTTTCAGCCTTGAAGAACGACGCATGGATCTGGCAATCCATTTCGGGCAGGAGGATTGGCCGGGTGCGCAATTGCGCAGGTTGTTCCCAGAGCATCTGGTGGTCACGGCAGCACCCGAGTTGCTCAGGCGTCACAGGCTGGACACCCGCGCGCAAACCTTTGATCTGCCGCTTTTGCATCTGACCTCGCGCCCCGATCTGTGGTCCACCTATCACTCTCAGCTCGGGCTGGATCCGGGGGCGGTTTTTCTGGGGATGCGGTTTGACCAGTTCTCGATGCTGATCGAAGCCGCAGTCGTCGGTTTGGGTGCCGCTATTCTGCCCTCTTACTTGATTGAAGAGGAGGTGGCATCCGGCGTTCTGACCGAAATCGGCCAGATCACCAACACGTCGAACAGCGCCTATTACATTGCGACGCCAACTGGTCAGAAGAACGACGCGGTTCAGGCTTTTGCAAACTGGATCAGCAAGCAGACGCGGGCACGCGGGTAA
- a CDS encoding acyl-CoA dehydrogenase, producing the protein MKPQSAPHLGPFTWDDPFLMEDQLAEDERMVRDAAHAYAQDKLLPRVTAAFANEETDPAIFREMGEMGLLGTTIPEEYGGIGSSYVTYGLVAREVERVDSGYRSMMSVQSSLVMYPIYAYGTEDQRTKYLPKLASGEYIGCFGLTEPDAGSDPGSMKTIARKTEGGYVLNGSKMWISNAPIADVFVVWAKSEAHGGKIKGFVLDKGTAGLSAPKIEGKLSLRASITGEIVMNNVEVSEDALLPNVEGLKGPFGCLNRARYGIAWGSMGAAEACWHAARQYGLDRKQFGRPLAQTQLFQLKLANMQTEITLGLQAALRVGRLMDEARAAPEMVSLIKRNNCGKALEIARHARDMHGGNGISQDFHVIRHMVNLETVNTYEGTHDVHALILGRAQTGLQAFA; encoded by the coding sequence ATGAAACCTCAATCTGCCCCGCATCTCGGTCCCTTCACCTGGGACGACCCGTTCCTGATGGAAGACCAGTTGGCCGAAGACGAACGCATGGTTCGTGACGCTGCACATGCCTACGCGCAGGATAAGCTGCTGCCTCGGGTAACTGCCGCGTTTGCCAATGAAGAAACCGACCCAGCCATCTTTCGCGAGATGGGCGAGATGGGGTTGCTGGGAACAACCATTCCCGAGGAATATGGCGGTATTGGGTCCAGCTATGTGACCTATGGTCTGGTCGCGCGCGAGGTCGAGCGTGTGGACAGCGGCTACCGGTCAATGATGTCGGTGCAATCCAGCCTGGTGATGTATCCGATTTACGCCTACGGCACCGAAGATCAGCGCACGAAATACCTGCCGAAACTGGCAAGCGGCGAATATATCGGCTGTTTTGGGCTGACTGAACCCGATGCCGGTTCGGACCCCGGCTCGATGAAGACAATCGCAAGGAAAACCGAGGGCGGCTATGTGCTGAACGGGTCGAAAATGTGGATCTCGAATGCCCCGATCGCGGATGTGTTCGTCGTTTGGGCCAAATCCGAGGCGCATGGCGGCAAGATCAAAGGCTTTGTTCTGGATAAGGGAACGGCTGGATTGTCGGCCCCCAAGATCGAAGGCAAGCTGTCTCTGCGCGCCTCGATCACCGGTGAGATCGTGATGAACAATGTCGAGGTAAGCGAAGACGCCCTGCTGCCCAATGTCGAAGGTCTGAAAGGCCCATTCGGCTGTCTGAACCGTGCGCGTTACGGCATTGCCTGGGGGTCGATGGGCGCAGCCGAGGCGTGCTGGCACGCGGCCCGGCAATATGGGTTGGACCGTAAACAGTTCGGCCGTCCGCTGGCGCAGACACAACTGTTTCAACTGAAGCTTGCCAACATGCAGACCGAGATCACGCTGGGCCTGCAAGCCGCGCTGCGCGTGGGTCGCCTGATGGACGAAGCCCGCGCCGCGCCCGAGATGGTCAGCCTGATCAAACGAAACAATTGCGGCAAGGCGCTTGAGATCGCCCGTCATGCCCGCGATATGCATGGTGGCAACGGGATCAGTCAGGACTTCCACGTGATCCGTCACATGGTGAACCTTGAAACCGTCAACACCTATGAAGGCACCCATGACGTGCATGCCCTGATCCTAGGTCGTGCGCAGACAGGTCTGCAAGCCTTCGCCTAA
- a CDS encoding ACP S-malonyltransferase yields MSSAKQTAVVICPGRGTYNKPELGVLGRQFSDKALLARFDDMRRAQGQDTLSELDGAARYSMAKHTRGDNASALIYAATLGDFRAINPDRIEVVAVTGNSMGWYSALACGGALSAEGGFEVVNTMGTLMQENMIGGQLIYPFMDSDWRPDQARKAELLALVDDIDRTDATLTLSIDLGGMLVLAGDDAGLDVFEKAVPVVQERFPMRLANHAGFHSHLQAPVSAQSRTQLGAGLFRQPDLPLIDGRCRIWWPGACDLNALWDYTLGHQVTETYDFTHAIAQAAHEFAPDLFIVTGPGTTLGGAVAQSLIRTNWSGLSDKSTFQSRQNSSPILCSMGMEDQRKQVT; encoded by the coding sequence ATGAGTTCCGCCAAACAAACTGCCGTCGTCATCTGCCCCGGCCGAGGTACCTATAACAAGCCCGAACTGGGTGTTCTGGGTCGGCAATTCAGCGACAAGGCCCTTCTGGCGCGCTTTGATGACATGCGGCGCGCGCAGGGGCAAGACACCCTCAGCGAACTGGACGGTGCCGCACGATATTCCATGGCCAAGCACACGCGAGGCGACAATGCATCCGCCCTGATCTACGCCGCTACTCTGGGCGATTTCCGCGCCATCAATCCTGACAGAATCGAAGTGGTTGCGGTGACGGGAAATTCGATGGGCTGGTATTCGGCGCTGGCCTGCGGCGGTGCGCTATCAGCCGAAGGAGGGTTCGAGGTGGTCAACACCATGGGCACTCTGATGCAGGAAAACATGATCGGTGGCCAATTGATCTATCCTTTCATGGATTCCGACTGGCGTCCTGATCAGGCCCGCAAGGCAGAGCTGCTTGCCTTGGTGGATGACATTGACCGAACCGATGCAACGCTGACCCTGTCGATTGATCTGGGCGGCATGTTGGTACTTGCAGGCGACGACGCCGGTTTGGATGTGTTCGAAAAGGCCGTACCTGTGGTTCAGGAACGTTTTCCCATGCGATTGGCCAACCATGCCGGGTTCCATTCGCATCTTCAGGCTCCGGTCTCGGCGCAAAGCCGCACGCAACTGGGCGCTGGCTTGTTTCGGCAACCGGACCTACCCCTGATCGACGGTCGTTGCCGGATATGGTGGCCCGGAGCTTGCGACCTGAATGCGCTTTGGGATTACACCCTGGGCCATCAAGTGACCGAGACTTATGATTTCACCCATGCCATAGCGCAGGCCGCGCACGAGTTCGCACCGGATCTGTTCATTGTGACCGGTCCTGGCACCACACTGGGCGGTGCCGTCGCACAAAGCCTGATCCGGACCAATTGGTCCGGACTGTCGGACAAGTCCACGTTTCAGTCTCGCCAAAACAGCAGTCCGATTCTGTGCTCAATGGGAATGGAGGATCAGAGGAAACAGGTGACATGA
- a CDS encoding ABC transporter ATP-binding protein produces MAEIQLRNVGKRWGSFVGVHNFDLTIADREFLVLLGPSGCGKTTTMRMIAGLEDVTEGEILVDGNVINDLEPKDRDVAMVFQSYALYPNMNVYENIRFPLKVRGIDPSTHDEKVRRASAMVELDDFLHRKPAELSGGQRQRVALARAIVREPNVFLMDEPLSNLDAKLRVSTRAQIKNLSHELAVTTIYVTHDQIEAMTLADRVVVMKQGVVQQVGSPTEIYDMPANTFVASFIGSPAMNLMDGDVSGGMFRAEHVEIPVDAPDGPMTLGFRAEDASLADGKGQITAPIYTLELLGDATMISVRVGGALVSVKADKAFRAEIGETVSFSVPTEICHLFEAGSGARIGG; encoded by the coding sequence ATGGCGGAAATTCAATTGCGGAACGTCGGCAAGCGATGGGGCTCATTCGTGGGGGTTCACAATTTCGACCTGACCATTGCTGATCGCGAGTTTCTGGTCCTACTCGGCCCCTCGGGTTGCGGCAAGACAACGACGATGCGGATGATCGCCGGGCTTGAGGACGTGACCGAGGGCGAAATCCTGGTCGATGGGAATGTGATCAACGATCTGGAGCCGAAGGACCGCGACGTTGCGATGGTGTTCCAGAGCTACGCGCTTTATCCCAACATGAACGTCTATGAAAACATCCGCTTTCCGCTGAAGGTGCGCGGCATCGACCCGTCGACCCACGACGAAAAGGTACGCCGCGCCAGCGCGATGGTCGAGCTGGACGATTTTCTACATCGCAAACCCGCCGAGCTCTCAGGTGGTCAGCGACAGCGAGTGGCGCTCGCCCGTGCTATCGTGCGCGAACCAAATGTGTTCCTGATGGACGAACCGCTGTCGAATCTTGACGCCAAACTGCGGGTCTCCACCCGGGCGCAGATCAAGAACCTCAGTCACGAGCTGGCCGTGACGACGATCTATGTGACCCATGACCAGATCGAAGCGATGACACTGGCCGACCGCGTTGTGGTGATGAAACAGGGCGTGGTGCAGCAGGTTGGCAGCCCCACGGAAATCTATGACATGCCGGCAAACACGTTTGTGGCCAGCTTCATTGGTTCACCCGCGATGAACTTGATGGATGGCGACGTTTCAGGCGGAATGTTCCGTGCCGAACATGTCGAAATCCCAGTGGATGCCCCAGACGGTCCAATGACACTGGGCTTCAGGGCGGAAGATGCCAGCCTTGCCGATGGGAAAGGTCAGATCACCGCTCCGATCTATACACTGGAATTGCTGGGCGACGCGACCATGATCTCGGTTCGGGTAGGCGGAGCTCTGGTTTCGGTGAAAGCAGACAAAGCATTCCGCGCCGAGATTGGCGAAACGGTCTCGTTCTCGGTGCCGACAGAAATCTGTCACCTCTTCGAAGCTGGAAGTGGTGCGCGGATCGGGGGCTGA
- a CDS encoding amidohydrolase, translated as MRIDAHHHLWDLSAVNYPWLMEKGTVRFFGDPSSIQRDYMLPEFRADAIAMGFSASVHIQVGAADPWAEAQWVQSVADQFPDWPLVQVAFCDLTSDDLDAQLDRLQTLPSVRGVRQIIGRAPGEDASTGTNALLEDPKFLTGLKQLGTRGLSFDLQLLPELMGQTANVLAQAPETRIALCHAGSPYDRTPQGLRVWADELTALSSLPQICCKLSGLGMFDHNWNAESVSPIVSTCLSQFGADRCMFGSNFPVDSLASTYKEVVSRHEELIPESMLDDVFRGTSERFYRIE; from the coding sequence ATGAGGATAGATGCGCATCACCACCTGTGGGACCTTTCGGCCGTGAACTACCCCTGGCTTATGGAGAAAGGTACAGTTCGGTTTTTCGGCGACCCGTCTTCCATCCAGCGGGACTATATGCTCCCGGAGTTTCGCGCAGACGCCATAGCCATGGGGTTCAGCGCTTCGGTACATATTCAGGTCGGTGCTGCTGACCCCTGGGCCGAGGCGCAGTGGGTACAATCCGTTGCCGACCAGTTCCCGGACTGGCCGTTGGTGCAAGTGGCATTCTGCGATCTGACCTCTGATGATCTGGATGCACAGCTAGACCGTCTTCAAACCCTGCCTTCGGTGCGCGGCGTTCGTCAGATTATTGGCCGCGCTCCGGGTGAAGACGCCTCAACTGGCACGAACGCGCTACTTGAAGACCCAAAGTTCTTGACTGGTTTGAAGCAACTAGGCACCCGGGGGCTGTCCTTTGATCTTCAACTGCTGCCAGAGCTGATGGGTCAAACCGCGAATGTCCTCGCACAGGCCCCGGAAACCCGGATCGCACTCTGCCACGCAGGTTCGCCGTACGATCGGACTCCGCAAGGTTTGCGAGTGTGGGCAGATGAATTGACGGCATTGTCAAGCCTGCCACAAATCTGTTGCAAACTCTCCGGCCTCGGAATGTTCGACCACAACTGGAACGCTGAAAGCGTCTCGCCGATCGTTTCAACCTGCTTGTCACAGTTCGGCGCCGATCGCTGCATGTTCGGATCGAACTTCCCGGTCGACAGCCTTGCCTCAACTTACAAAGAAGTCGTTTCCCGACACGAGGAACTCATCCCGGAGTCGATGCTGGACGACGTATTTCGCGGCACATCAGAACGTTTCTATCGCATTGAATAG
- a CDS encoding pyridoxal phosphate-dependent aminotransferase, producing MMFQRADRLNGIELSEIVQISEAAARLRAEGRDVLALSTGEPDLPTPPYVVEAAHSAALEGKTKYPPTAGVPALRAEIARQAGAEMTQVIVSTGAKQVIANAMLASLNPGDEVIMPAPYWTSYSDIVRMAGGVPVVLPCPMEQGFKLLPEQLEAAITPRTRWLMLNSPSNPSGSIYSKAEISGLFEVLERHTHVWILADEIYRHLSYVPFASVAKAAPALTNRVLIVNGVAKAWSMTGWRIGWGIGPTDLIRAMVAVQGQVTSGACSISQWASLAAITCEPGLLEERRALFATRRDLVVDGLNAVPGLRCSAPDGAFYAFPSCTDLLKEQGGPFDSDAEFCTWLLEDAGVALVPGRAFGMPGHLRLSFAYAEDTIAAGLARLKTAVERKLA from the coding sequence ATGATGTTCCAGCGCGCTGACCGGTTGAACGGTATCGAATTGTCGGAAATCGTCCAGATCTCAGAGGCCGCCGCCCGCCTGCGCGCTGAAGGGCGCGATGTTCTGGCACTGTCAACCGGCGAACCGGACCTGCCTACACCGCCTTATGTGGTCGAAGCTGCGCATTCAGCGGCACTGGAAGGTAAAACCAAATATCCACCCACTGCCGGTGTGCCTGCACTGCGCGCGGAAATCGCCCGACAAGCGGGCGCCGAGATGACTCAGGTCATCGTTTCAACAGGCGCTAAACAGGTAATCGCAAATGCGATGCTGGCCAGCCTTAACCCCGGCGACGAAGTCATCATGCCTGCACCCTATTGGACGAGTTATTCCGATATTGTCCGCATGGCAGGAGGGGTGCCGGTGGTTTTGCCTTGCCCGATGGAGCAAGGCTTCAAACTGCTGCCTGAACAATTGGAGGCCGCCATCACACCGCGCACGCGCTGGCTGATGCTGAATTCGCCCTCGAACCCGTCAGGCTCGATTTACTCAAAAGCAGAAATTTCAGGACTTTTCGAGGTGTTGGAACGCCACACTCACGTCTGGATTCTGGCGGATGAGATTTACCGCCATCTCAGCTATGTGCCTTTCGCTTCAGTGGCCAAGGCCGCCCCGGCGCTGACCAATCGCGTGCTGATCGTCAACGGTGTGGCCAAAGCCTGGTCAATGACCGGATGGCGCATTGGCTGGGGTATCGGACCGACCGATCTGATCAGAGCCATGGTCGCTGTACAGGGACAGGTCACATCGGGGGCATGCTCAATCTCACAATGGGCCTCGCTGGCCGCGATCACTTGCGAACCCGGGTTGCTGGAGGAGCGTCGCGCCCTCTTTGCCACTCGCCGAGACCTGGTCGTAGACGGGTTGAACGCGGTGCCCGGATTGCGCTGTTCAGCACCGGACGGGGCGTTTTATGCCTTTCCGTCCTGCACTGATTTGCTGAAGGAACAAGGCGGGCCATTTGACAGCGACGCGGAATTCTGCACGTGGTTGCTGGAAGATGCCGGCGTTGCCCTGGTGCCCGGCCGCGCCTTTGGGATGCCGGGCCATCTTCGCCTGTCGTTCGCTTATGCCGAAGATACAATTGCAGCGGGCCTTGCACGTCTGAAAACCGCTGTGGAAAGGAAACTTGCATGA
- a CDS encoding alpha-ketoacid dehydrogenase subunit alpha/beta has product MDRAAIVHDNFLRRVAALDFPEGTAPSGPLTGPEAVALFRAQCLSRALDQQSRAMQKAGKGFYTIGSSGHEGMAAVAAALRPTDPAFLHYRDAAFQIARSDQVPGQSPTWDILLSFASSSEDPISGGRHKVLGSKALCIPPQTSTIASHLPKAVGAAYGISAARRRRPEHADMPDDAIVFCSFGDASANHSTAQGAFNTAQWTSFQSVPLPLLFCCEDNGIGISTKTPKGWIAATFSGRPGLKYFSCDGLDMFDSYHVAQQAADYVRSRKKPAFLHVRTVRLYGHAGADMPTTYMPKAEVEAEEANDPLLHSVRLLDQFGAMSPEQALGVYNDTCARVARVADQAVTRPRLQHAKEVMASLIPPARPCAPTNGPAPERRTEVFGSDLKAHSEPQIMSRLINWALTDLMLEHGEIVMMGEDVGRKGGVYGVTQKLQTRFGPDRMIDTLLDEQSILGLAIGMAQNGFTPMPEIQFLAYLHNAEDQLRGEAATLPFFSNGQYTNPMVVRIAGLGYQKGFGGHFHNDNSVAVLRDIPGLILACPSNGADAARMLRECVRLAREEQRLVVFLEPIALYPMRDLHEAGDGGWMQTYPDPSEKIGFGEVGVEGAGNDLAIVTFGNGVYLSHQARQALQADGIKTRIVDMRWLSPLPKAALTQAVTGAKRILIVDETRHHGGVAEALMAHFHETTDVPLARITAEDSFIATGPAYAATMPSKESIEAAARSLMEAGK; this is encoded by the coding sequence ATGGATCGCGCCGCAATCGTGCATGACAATTTCCTGCGCCGGGTTGCAGCGCTGGACTTTCCTGAAGGGACCGCTCCGTCAGGTCCTCTGACCGGCCCAGAAGCCGTTGCGCTTTTCAGGGCGCAATGCCTGAGCCGGGCGCTCGACCAGCAAAGCCGAGCGATGCAGAAGGCGGGTAAGGGGTTCTACACGATCGGGTCGTCCGGGCATGAGGGCATGGCGGCTGTTGCCGCAGCCCTGCGCCCGACTGATCCGGCCTTCCTGCACTACCGCGATGCGGCATTCCAGATTGCCCGCTCGGATCAGGTGCCGGGTCAAAGCCCGACATGGGACATTCTGCTGTCCTTTGCCTCGTCCTCCGAAGACCCGATCAGTGGCGGGCGCCACAAGGTTCTGGGATCAAAAGCGCTGTGCATTCCACCGCAGACCTCGACCATCGCCAGCCACCTTCCCAAGGCGGTTGGCGCGGCGTATGGCATTAGCGCAGCGCGTCGTCGCCGTCCGGAACATGCAGATATGCCGGACGACGCCATCGTCTTCTGTTCCTTCGGTGATGCCTCGGCCAACCATTCCACCGCACAAGGTGCGTTCAACACAGCGCAGTGGACGTCTTTCCAGTCAGTACCCCTGCCCCTGCTGTTCTGCTGTGAAGACAACGGAATCGGTATCTCGACCAAAACGCCGAAAGGCTGGATCGCGGCCACTTTCTCGGGTCGCCCCGGCCTAAAGTATTTCTCGTGCGACGGGTTGGACATGTTTGACTCCTACCACGTTGCGCAACAGGCGGCCGACTATGTGCGCAGCCGAAAGAAACCCGCCTTTCTGCATGTTCGGACTGTTCGTCTGTACGGTCACGCCGGGGCCGATATGCCAACCACATATATGCCAAAGGCCGAGGTTGAGGCCGAAGAGGCCAACGACCCGCTGCTGCATTCCGTGCGCCTGTTGGATCAGTTCGGCGCGATGAGCCCGGAACAGGCGCTAGGCGTCTATAATGATACCTGCGCCCGGGTTGCCCGCGTGGCCGATCAGGCAGTCACTCGCCCTCGCCTGCAACATGCCAAAGAGGTGATGGCCAGCCTGATCCCGCCCGCGCGCCCCTGCGCACCAACCAATGGCCCAGCACCCGAGCGTCGGACCGAGGTGTTCGGCAGCGACCTCAAGGCACATTCCGAACCGCAGATCATGTCGCGATTGATCAACTGGGCACTGACCGATCTGATGCTGGAACATGGCGAGATCGTCATGATGGGGGAAGATGTCGGGCGCAAGGGCGGCGTTTACGGCGTGACCCAAAAGCTGCAAACACGGTTTGGCCCTGATCGGATGATCGACACGTTGCTGGACGAACAGTCGATCCTGGGCCTGGCGATCGGCATGGCTCAGAACGGGTTCACGCCAATGCCGGAAATCCAGTTTCTGGCCTATCTTCACAATGCCGAGGATCAGCTGCGAGGTGAGGCCGCCACCCTGCCCTTTTTCTCGAACGGTCAATACACCAACCCGATGGTCGTGCGCATTGCCGGACTGGGGTATCAAAAAGGGTTTGGCGGACATTTCCACAACGACAACTCGGTTGCTGTATTACGCGACATTCCGGGCCTGATCCTGGCCTGCCCGTCGAACGGTGCCGACGCCGCGCGGATGCTGCGTGAATGCGTGCGCCTCGCGCGTGAAGAACAGCGGCTGGTCGTTTTCCTCGAACCCATCGCGCTTTACCCGATGCGGGACCTGCACGAGGCCGGAGACGGCGGCTGGATGCAAACCTATCCCGACCCTTCTGAAAAGATCGGCTTCGGCGAGGTAGGTGTGGAGGGTGCCGGCAACGATCTTGCAATTGTCACATTTGGGAATGGCGTCTATCTCAGCCATCAGGCACGCCAAGCGTTGCAGGCTGACGGGATCAAAACCCGGATCGTTGATATGCGCTGGTTGTCCCCATTACCCAAAGCGGCACTGACACAGGCCGTGACCGGGGCCAAACGCATCCTGATTGTAGACGAAACCCGTCATCATGGCGGTGTGGCCGAAGCTCTCATGGCGCATTTCCACGAAACCACCGATGTGCCGCTGGCCCGAATTACCGCCGAAGACAGCTTTATTGCCACCGGCCCGGCCTATGCTGCAACCATGCCATCGAAAGAAAGCATCGAAGCAGCCGCGCGATCCTTGATGGAGGCCGGCAAATGA